The Candidatus Nitrosocosmicus franklandus genome contains a region encoding:
- the glyA gene encoding serine hydroxymethyltransferase — protein MNGKEIQRDILKLIREHHDWFNNSIPLIASENIPSPAVREAVASDFGNRYAEGWPGERVYAGCTYIDKVENICNDLARVVFKAEFADCRATSGVVANLAIYSAFSNPGDTMIASSIPTGGHISHGKKEHSGTAGLVHGLMIEHFPFSKENMTIDVEETKKKINNMINDGRPPKIAMFGGSLFLFPHPVKELAEFLHEKNIYINYDGAHVAGLIAGGQFQDPLREGADSMTMSSHKTLWGPQGGIIVSAEKYAEPIKKAIFPGNTSSHHLHHVAGKAVALAESLEFGQDYAKQVIKNAKMLAYSLANYGFKVLGEKRGYTESHQLAVDVSNYGDGGTIEKELERCNIILNRQLLPGDIKEGRNYLHPSGVRIGVPEVTRLGMKENEMQEIATFIKKVVIDKQDVSKVLPKVIEFKKDFQKVHYAFDDKTSAYQYIQLVNI, from the coding sequence TTGAATGGAAAAGAAATACAGAGAGATATCTTAAAGTTAATTAGAGAACACCACGACTGGTTTAATAATTCAATCCCACTAATCGCAAGTGAAAATATCCCAAGTCCTGCCGTCCGAGAAGCAGTAGCATCGGATTTTGGAAATAGATATGCAGAAGGATGGCCTGGAGAGAGAGTCTATGCTGGATGTACGTATATAGATAAAGTTGAAAATATTTGTAATGATCTAGCAAGGGTGGTTTTTAAAGCAGAATTTGCAGATTGCAGAGCTACTTCAGGTGTTGTAGCAAATTTGGCCATTTATTCAGCTTTTTCAAATCCAGGAGATACTATGATAGCCTCTTCGATTCCCACAGGCGGTCATATTTCACACGGTAAAAAAGAGCACTCTGGCACAGCAGGACTTGTGCATGGTCTAATGATAGAGCATTTTCCATTCTCTAAAGAAAATATGACTATAGATGTAGAAGAAACTAAGAAGAAAATAAACAACATGATCAACGACGGGAGGCCGCCGAAAATAGCCATGTTCGGTGGAAGTCTCTTCTTGTTTCCACATCCCGTAAAAGAACTAGCAGAATTCCTTCATGAAAAAAATATTTATATAAATTATGATGGTGCACATGTTGCCGGCTTAATAGCAGGTGGTCAATTTCAAGATCCCTTACGAGAGGGTGCTGATTCGATGACCATGAGCTCTCATAAAACATTATGGGGGCCACAAGGAGGAATAATAGTTTCTGCGGAAAAATACGCGGAACCGATTAAAAAGGCTATTTTTCCAGGAAATACAAGTAGTCATCATTTACATCATGTAGCTGGCAAAGCTGTAGCACTAGCCGAATCTCTAGAATTTGGTCAAGATTATGCTAAACAAGTAATCAAAAATGCTAAGATGCTTGCTTATTCCCTGGCAAATTACGGATTTAAGGTTTTAGGAGAAAAGAGAGGCTATACTGAATCCCATCAGTTAGCTGTGGATGTTTCAAATTATGGAGACGGTGGAACCATCGAAAAAGAACTGGAAAGATGTAATATAATTTTAAACAGACAATTACTTCCTGGGGATATAAAAGAAGGTAGAAATTATCTTCATCCTAGTGGAGTTAGAATCGGTGTCCCGGAAGTAACCCGACTAGGTATGAAAGAAAATGAAATGCAAGAAATAGCGACATTTATCAAGAAAGTTGTTATCGATAAGCAAGATGTCTCTAAGGTTTTGCCAAAAGTAATAGAATTTAAAAAGGACTTTCAAAAAGTGCATTACGCATTCGATGATAAAACGTCAGCGTATCAATATATCCAGTTAGTAAATATCTAA
- a CDS encoding DUF5679 domain-containing protein — protein sequence MEGYCVKCKAKREMKDEKQVTMKNGRPATQGICSVCNTKMFKIGGSKK from the coding sequence ATGGAAGGATATTGTGTCAAGTGCAAAGCAAAAAGAGAAATGAAAGATGAAAAACAGGTAACAATGAAAAACGGGAGACCTGCAACGCAGGGTATATGTAGCGTATGCAATACGAAAATGTTCAAAATAGGAGGAAGTAAAAAATAA
- a CDS encoding deoxycytidylate deaminase — protein sequence MKDLSVSGFDRPDWDTYFMIQAFLARLRANCLTRQIGAVIVKNNRQISTGYNGTPSGFPNCYEGGCKRCSDRINGTIKSGEDLERCICVHAEANAIMQCVMFGNAGSTKNATLYSTLSPCIECSKMAITVGINRVVILTRYAEDGTQILRQAGVKIKQIDLSKLEPWTNKLFS from the coding sequence ATGAAGGATTTATCCGTATCAGGTTTTGATAGACCGGATTGGGACACTTATTTTATGATTCAGGCATTTTTAGCTAGACTTAGAGCAAACTGCCTAACTAGGCAAATAGGTGCAGTAATAGTTAAGAATAATAGACAAATATCAACCGGTTATAATGGCACTCCCTCCGGTTTCCCAAATTGCTACGAGGGTGGGTGCAAAAGATGTTCCGATCGAATTAACGGTACCATAAAGTCAGGCGAAGACCTTGAGCGATGTATTTGCGTTCATGCGGAAGCTAATGCCATAATGCAGTGTGTCATGTTTGGAAACGCTGGCAGTACAAAAAATGCCACCTTGTACTCTACACTTTCGCCTTGTATAGAATGTAGCAAAATGGCAATTACAGTAGGAATCAATAGAGTTGTTATATTAACTAGGTATGCTGAAGATGGAACTCAAATATTAAGACAAGCTGGGGTAAAGATAAAGCAAATAGATTTATCTAAGTTGGAACCTTGGACCAATAAATTGTTTAGCTAA
- a CDS encoding methane monooxygenase/ammonia monooxygenase subunit C: protein MAQMPALIPKEVEIQRLKKIYLMVIMLGSIAASVEVDNFVDGSLHQTAIRDSAFTPAHWWLYSHFIALPLGWGFVAMYDRRVPVLRGPNNSMNTGLKITIIGYLATMFTIGINEMWHFWFVEEIFSVPNHWMFNMGVVVAFMGALAYVVRVYARLVELGAETPARNPYVAEMYKLALEGKLYSRSIP from the coding sequence ATGGCACAAATGCCAGCACTAATTCCAAAAGAAGTAGAAATTCAAAGACTAAAAAAGATCTATTTGATGGTCATTATGCTAGGATCTATTGCTGCATCAGTCGAAGTAGACAACTTTGTTGATGGATCTCTTCACCAAACAGCAATCAGAGATAGTGCATTTACACCAGCACACTGGTGGTTGTACAGTCACTTTATTGCACTTCCCTTAGGCTGGGGATTTGTTGCAATGTATGACAGAAGAGTTCCAGTACTACGAGGACCAAACAACTCAATGAATACCGGTCTAAAGATCACCATTATCGGTTACTTGGCAACCATGTTTACCATAGGTATCAACGAAATGTGGCACTTTTGGTTCGTTGAAGAGATATTCTCAGTACCAAACCACTGGATGTTTAACATGGGTGTAGTAGTAGCATTTATGGGTGCTTTGGCCTATGTGGTCAGAGTATACGCACGTTTGGTGGAGCTTGGAGCTGAAACTCCTGCAAGAAATCCATACGTAGCAGAAATGTACAAACTAGCATTAGAAGGAAAGCTCTACAGCAGATCAATCCCATAA
- a CDS encoding HAD family hydrolase: protein MRSFIFFDLGQTLIDEWSFVAYFDDLLFKTLNGYGARIDRINYIALRNNLIQDRKFGTFGFLELVSLMSKLTLPRGYESTINCILKEDLLHKKRELIKLFDEVPKIIPFLSKKYSLGIISNNSSGSANLLKRFGLDKYFEVVCLSESIGFRKPDHKIFREALASTNSPIDKCIMVGDRLDIDIMPANELGMKTIRAMNSLYKIQRPNNEKEVPLFTINSLAELPEILSNIP from the coding sequence GTGAGGTCATTCATCTTTTTTGACTTGGGACAGACCTTAATTGATGAATGGAGTTTTGTGGCCTATTTTGATGACCTATTGTTTAAGACTCTCAACGGTTATGGGGCAAGAATAGATCGTATAAACTATATTGCATTAAGAAATAATTTAATTCAAGATAGAAAATTTGGAACCTTTGGATTTTTGGAGTTGGTCTCACTAATGTCCAAACTGACTCTTCCTAGGGGATATGAATCAACGATTAATTGTATTTTGAAGGAAGATTTGTTGCATAAAAAGCGAGAACTAATCAAATTGTTCGATGAAGTTCCTAAGATTATTCCGTTTTTATCAAAAAAATATTCTTTAGGTATAATAAGTAATAATTCATCGGGCTCTGCAAATCTGCTAAAAAGATTTGGCTTAGATAAATATTTTGAAGTGGTATGTTTGTCCGAAAGCATTGGTTTCAGAAAGCCGGATCACAAAATATTTCGGGAGGCATTAGCATCTACAAATTCACCTATAGATAAATGTATAATGGTTGGAGATCGATTGGATATAGATATAATGCCAGCTAATGAACTTGGGATGAAAACTATTCGTGCAATGAATTCTCTATACAAAATTCAGAGACCAAATAATGAGAAGGAAGTACCGTTATTTACAATAAATTCTTTAGCAGAATTACCTGAAATATTGTCTAATATTCCTTAG
- a CDS encoding HIT family protein → MDSNRCVFCEITRGNIKTRKIYETKHSIAILDAFPLKEGHSLIISKTHSPKIQDLSSEASNDIFNTLYFLTEKIEKAMDCSSSLISIHNGKDSGQEIPHFHIHIIPASYSNRNRSIHSLFDKKDIQTDKIDEYWKKISREVGSTQSI, encoded by the coding sequence ATGGATTCGAACAGGTGTGTATTTTGTGAAATCACAAGGGGTAATATAAAGACCAGAAAAATATATGAAACAAAACATTCAATTGCAATTTTGGACGCATTTCCTCTAAAAGAGGGTCATTCGCTTATAATTTCTAAAACACACAGCCCTAAAATTCAAGATTTAAGTAGTGAAGCAAGTAATGATATTTTTAATACGCTCTACTTTTTGACCGAAAAAATTGAAAAAGCAATGGACTGTAGTTCATCTCTAATAAGCATCCATAACGGAAAAGATTCAGGGCAAGAGATTCCCCATTTCCATATTCACATTATTCCTGCTTCTTATTCAAATAGAAATAGGTCTATTCATTCGTTATTTGATAAAAAGGATATCCAAACAGATAAGATAGACGAGTATTGGAAAAAAATATCAAGAGAAGTAGGGTCCACTCAGTCGATCTAA
- a CDS encoding ArsR/SmtB family transcription factor, with product MNKASIRERPLVTIMMNEKIAKGLSDPHRLKILDLLYHRNLSTRNLFDLLKKAKYDIAMTTLRHHISILKKNGLISIQRKEEVKGMLVKYYKANVKMLVYENYPFVKFARDNEEIINLLYPKIYKVIKKILINEKELMSIVLSDVKSKCKICKTSHYAEFLLFMVLNMVMTKVLRKLIKTLITTTL from the coding sequence ATGAATAAAGCATCTATTCGTGAAAGACCTTTGGTTACAATAATGATGAACGAAAAGATCGCAAAAGGTTTAAGCGATCCTCATAGATTAAAAATTTTAGATCTACTTTATCATAGAAATCTATCGACTCGCAATTTGTTTGATTTGTTAAAAAAAGCCAAGTATGATATTGCAATGACTACATTGAGACATCATATATCTATATTGAAAAAAAATGGTTTGATAAGCATTCAGAGAAAGGAAGAGGTTAAAGGGATGTTGGTAAAATATTATAAGGCTAATGTAAAGATGTTAGTTTATGAAAATTATCCATTTGTAAAATTTGCTAGAGACAATGAGGAAATTATCAATTTATTATATCCAAAAATATATAAAGTTATTAAAAAAATTCTGATAAATGAAAAAGAATTGATGTCTATTGTTTTATCGGACGTCAAATCAAAATGCAAAATATGTAAGACTTCTCATTATGCCGAATTTTTACTTTTTATGGTCTTAAATATGGTTATGACTAAAGTATTGCGAAAATTAATCAAGACTCTTATAACTACTACGTTGTAA
- a CDS encoding ABC transporter ATP-binding protein yields MAAFLLLNNVDKQFPVHRNIFNIFSKSDRFRKVINNISLELGLGEVLVIAGESGSGKTTLAKLIMGSLTPDRGTIYFEGHDIQDLKKKKDFYSMIQMIHQDPYSSLNPYLRVKDIVMEPLKIHDKRLTKEEKMEKVIIALRRTKLEPVEEFLDKYPTMLSGGQRQRVSIARSIVKIPKLIIADEPVSMLDISVRAEILSLLNDLRKSLNISIIYITHDLATSRFIGDKIGIMFAGNIVEYGDIDEVLHNPLHPYTWLLLDAVTFTSNESKFYKTYSGPNISALPLKGCKFYNRCKLAFDDCTNNLRQFNINDRHTVSCFYYKNIATNLR; encoded by the coding sequence ATGGCTGCATTTCTATTGCTCAACAATGTAGATAAACAATTTCCAGTTCATAGAAATATATTCAATATTTTTTCAAAGTCGGATCGCTTTCGAAAGGTAATAAATAATATCTCATTGGAGCTAGGTCTGGGAGAAGTACTGGTTATTGCAGGTGAATCTGGATCTGGAAAAACAACTTTGGCCAAGCTTATAATGGGCTCTCTAACACCCGATAGAGGTACGATCTATTTTGAAGGTCATGACATACAAGATTTGAAAAAGAAAAAAGATTTCTATTCTATGATACAAATGATCCACCAGGATCCATATAGTTCACTTAATCCATATCTCAGAGTCAAAGATATAGTTATGGAACCACTCAAGATTCATGATAAAAGGCTAACTAAAGAAGAAAAGATGGAAAAAGTAATAATAGCCTTGCGTAGAACTAAATTGGAACCAGTAGAAGAATTTTTGGATAAATATCCTACAATGCTTTCAGGGGGACAAAGACAACGGGTCTCTATAGCGCGCTCTATCGTAAAGATCCCAAAGTTAATAATTGCCGACGAACCAGTTTCTATGCTGGATATTTCAGTTAGAGCCGAAATTCTATCATTACTAAATGATTTGAGAAAATCTCTGAATATTTCTATTATTTATATAACTCATGATCTAGCTACTTCTAGATTTATAGGTGACAAGATCGGAATAATGTTTGCAGGTAATATCGTAGAATATGGGGATATTGATGAAGTGTTACATAATCCACTTCATCCATACACTTGGTTGTTACTTGACGCTGTTACTTTTACTTCTAACGAATCCAAATTTTACAAAACTTATTCTGGACCAAATATTTCTGCTTTGCCGTTAAAAGGCTGCAAATTTTATAATCGTTGCAAATTAGCTTTTGATGATTGTACCAATAATTTGCGACAGTTTAATATTAATGATAGACACACTGTTTCATGTTTTTATTATAAGAATATAGCTACTAACTTAAGGTAA
- a CDS encoding chromosome segregation SMC family protein, which yields MVYIKRLDVFGFKSFGSKNISLNFQKGLIAVTGPNGSGKSNILDAIIFALGENSPKALRVDKFQSLFHDSDSINNHNKVVKVSVTFDNEDRGIPIDDDLVTITREMSGGTTGESQYYLNKKKVSRNNILELMEIVVASPNKLNIVQQGMITRISELNAEERRKIIEDIIGLSYFDEKKEQAYKQLEESDRRLEIALAKMGEVRNRIDELEEERNYQHRYSQIESEINRLKAIRLSRSLNKIEKKITELKEEKKNKEEKSIEVSKKLDEINSQIENINKDKEQFLMQANSSTNEKINHEKKLSAVNFEYQKIRSAIKEAEYHLNQLIENEKTNKIEQETHQKRITELKIQLKNIEPKIHLLEKEKSKLRNLLETKNKQFDEIKRKNLDEINHKNFLTGRINKLIPIKGKIEINIARLEENIKNYSTKVKENDTQIHQLLVRNKEIEEVVSISRSKINDMDKELNALRNEKERIEEKLLNMKRETNTSKQVLENAEKIIIKYDEKIKLAKNSLIEDYAIATLSKDFENLGVIGYVFNLLTWNEKYQKAVIASGNEWMKAIIVKDIKSMITLAEFSKTKGINFLKIIPQELLIVEKIKSVEDNPSVLGVLSDFVSSKIPHLSEFLFGNIVLTKNPLTAYLLAKKGFKAVSTTGEIFFPDLSLMQFDYGSKIADITKDLLLSDSVDHLKRNMERLRELTKLRVLELDELNELNISKTRELDGYELERSNIIKKIEEAKNTMTTNHKNLNHLYAINKEHSLFLDKLFLNLKYFKKRLDIILNTNNRINLLIEKIEERIDHKRIEKIEEEKNAITVEIESLNNKLNQLKLTESMTANNLESISRLYNRAKEVYENIEREKIEKKKILENAVHEGERIELEMKVLREKEDEIIQSSSLIYTKLQEYENINKTLSEQEKKTGKELNQLDKDLGFLKKDIADLENQFANKSNELARLGHKVISESFDVEMLYHELEEEYESIKDKVNFRADETYLEIIEGYRGLSDKRNQLEEERNSIISFIEEIAKEKENQFIDAFRKVDEDIRKTFSDITGGNAWLELENPDNIFSGGILLMVQFPNKPARESTSLSGGEKTMAAIVFLLALQSLKPSPFYLMDEVDAHLDAQNTDRLSKILLLRSVNNQIIMVTLKDSTVAKSDLIFGVYPKNGISQVVKYNHPSKVKVEAQ from the coding sequence TTGGTTTATATTAAGAGATTAGATGTTTTTGGTTTTAAATCATTTGGTTCAAAGAATATTTCTCTAAATTTTCAAAAAGGATTAATAGCAGTAACTGGTCCAAATGGATCTGGGAAAAGCAATATCCTTGATGCAATCATATTTGCCCTAGGAGAAAATAGCCCAAAGGCACTACGAGTAGACAAGTTTCAGTCATTATTTCATGATAGCGATTCGATCAATAATCATAACAAAGTAGTAAAAGTAAGCGTGACATTCGATAACGAAGATAGGGGAATCCCGATAGATGATGATCTTGTTACCATTACAAGGGAAATGTCAGGAGGCACTACTGGAGAAAGTCAATACTATCTAAATAAAAAGAAAGTATCAAGAAATAATATTTTAGAACTAATGGAAATTGTAGTGGCTTCACCAAATAAGTTAAACATAGTTCAACAGGGAATGATCACAAGGATTTCCGAACTGAACGCAGAAGAGAGAAGGAAAATTATAGAGGATATTATAGGGTTATCATACTTTGATGAAAAGAAGGAACAAGCTTATAAACAGTTGGAGGAATCGGATAGAAGGCTTGAAATTGCATTAGCTAAAATGGGAGAAGTAAGAAATAGGATCGATGAGCTAGAAGAAGAAAGAAACTATCAACATAGATATTCGCAGATAGAATCAGAAATAAATAGGCTAAAGGCAATTAGGTTATCAAGGAGTCTTAATAAGATAGAAAAGAAAATTACAGAATTAAAAGAGGAGAAAAAAAACAAAGAGGAGAAGAGCATAGAAGTTTCAAAAAAATTAGATGAAATAAACTCTCAAATCGAAAATATCAATAAAGATAAGGAACAATTTCTTATGCAGGCGAACTCCTCCACTAATGAGAAAATAAACCATGAAAAAAAACTATCCGCAGTAAATTTTGAATATCAAAAGATAAGATCTGCAATTAAGGAGGCAGAGTATCATCTTAATCAGCTTATAGAGAACGAAAAAACAAACAAGATCGAACAAGAAACACATCAAAAAAGAATAACCGAACTCAAAATTCAGTTGAAAAATATTGAGCCGAAAATTCATTTGTTGGAGAAAGAGAAAAGCAAACTTAGAAATTTACTAGAAACAAAAAATAAGCAATTTGATGAAATAAAGAGAAAAAATTTAGACGAAATAAACCACAAGAATTTCTTGACAGGTAGAATCAACAAATTGATACCTATAAAAGGTAAAATCGAGATTAATATTGCCAGGTTAGAAGAAAATATTAAAAATTATTCAACAAAGGTAAAAGAGAATGATACACAGATACATCAACTACTTGTAAGAAATAAGGAGATTGAAGAGGTAGTAAGTATCTCAAGATCAAAGATTAACGATATGGATAAGGAACTAAATGCACTAAGAAATGAAAAAGAAAGAATAGAAGAAAAACTCCTAAACATGAAGAGAGAAACAAATACATCAAAGCAAGTCTTAGAGAATGCAGAGAAAATAATCATAAAATATGATGAGAAGATCAAGCTCGCCAAAAATAGTTTGATAGAAGACTACGCCATTGCAACATTATCAAAAGATTTTGAGAATCTAGGAGTAATAGGATATGTATTTAATTTGTTGACATGGAACGAAAAGTATCAAAAGGCAGTGATAGCATCAGGGAATGAATGGATGAAAGCTATAATAGTTAAAGATATAAAAAGTATGATTACACTTGCTGAATTTTCTAAAACTAAAGGTATAAATTTTTTAAAAATCATTCCGCAAGAATTACTCATAGTAGAGAAGATAAAAAGCGTAGAGGACAATCCATCGGTTTTAGGAGTCCTTTCAGATTTTGTATCTAGCAAAATACCACATCTATCAGAATTCTTATTTGGAAATATCGTGCTTACAAAGAATCCGTTAACTGCTTATTTGTTGGCCAAAAAAGGATTTAAGGCTGTGTCAACAACTGGAGAAATTTTTTTCCCAGATTTATCACTGATGCAATTTGATTATGGATCAAAGATTGCCGATATTACGAAGGATTTGTTACTCTCTGATTCTGTCGATCATTTAAAAAGAAACATGGAAAGATTAAGAGAGCTGACCAAACTAAGAGTATTAGAATTAGATGAGCTCAATGAATTAAACATTTCCAAAACAAGAGAACTAGACGGTTACGAACTTGAAAGATCCAATATAATAAAGAAAATAGAGGAGGCAAAGAATACGATGACTACTAATCACAAAAATTTGAATCACCTGTATGCTATAAATAAGGAACATAGCTTATTTCTTGATAAACTTTTTCTTAATTTGAAATACTTTAAAAAAAGATTGGATATTATATTAAATACTAATAACAGGATCAACTTATTAATTGAAAAAATAGAAGAAAGAATTGATCATAAAAGGATCGAGAAAATAGAGGAGGAGAAGAATGCTATAACTGTTGAAATCGAATCTCTTAACAATAAACTAAATCAGCTAAAATTAACAGAGTCTATGACTGCTAACAATTTAGAGAGTATTTCACGTTTATATAACCGAGCTAAAGAAGTGTATGAAAATATAGAAAGGGAAAAGATCGAGAAAAAAAAGATTTTAGAAAATGCGGTACATGAAGGCGAAAGAATCGAGTTAGAAATGAAAGTCTTGAGAGAGAAAGAGGATGAAATAATACAATCATCTAGTTTAATTTATACAAAATTACAAGAATACGAGAATATAAACAAAACCCTAAGTGAACAAGAAAAAAAAACTGGCAAAGAATTAAATCAATTGGATAAAGATCTAGGGTTTTTAAAGAAAGATATTGCAGATTTAGAAAATCAATTTGCCAATAAGAGTAACGAACTTGCAAGACTGGGTCACAAGGTAATATCAGAAAGTTTTGATGTGGAGATGCTTTATCACGAATTAGAGGAAGAATATGAAAGTATCAAAGATAAAGTAAATTTTAGAGCAGATGAAACATATTTGGAAATAATAGAAGGATATAGAGGCCTATCCGATAAAAGAAACCAACTTGAAGAAGAGAGGAATTCGATCATAAGTTTCATTGAGGAGATAGCGAAGGAGAAAGAAAATCAATTCATTGACGCTTTCAGGAAAGTTGATGAAGACATCAGAAAGACGTTTTCAGATATTACTGGAGGTAACGCCTGGCTAGAATTAGAAAATCCAGATAACATTTTTTCAGGAGGGATTCTCTTGATGGTACAGTTTCCTAACAAACCTGCAAGAGAATCCACTTCCCTGTCCGGTGGTGAGAAAACAATGGCAGCTATCGTATTCCTTTTGGCCTTGCAGTCACTTAAGCCATCTCCTTTCTATCTCATGGATGAGGTAGATGCCCACCTCGATGCCCAAAATACTGACAGATTATCAAAAATACTACTGCTCAGATCTGTAAACAACCAGATAATAATGGTAACCCTTAAAGATTCTACAGTTGCTAAATCAGATCTAATTTTTGGAGTTTATCCAAAGAATGGAATATCTCAAGTAGTAAAATATAATCATCCTAGCAAGGTAAAAGTAGAAGCACAATGA